A stretch of DNA from Salvelinus sp. IW2-2015 linkage group LG20, ASM291031v2, whole genome shotgun sequence:
CTCACCACATCCACCACaccttctgtctgtctgaagtACCCATGTTCAACAAATACATGTCCACATCCAACTCAGGAATAAAAGACTATCAAACTTAACTtgtgaagcgagagagagagagggaaggagggaggggaaaggaaggaaaaggagagagcgagagatagatcAGTGCCCCAGGGACACTACAACAAGGTCACTTCCCTTTGCTCTCAATTTACCTAATCCCCCGGAATTACTTATTCTGCTACAGTGTGtgcttcatctccctctctctctctctccctctctctctctctctctcgctctctctctctctctctctctctctctctctctctctctctctctctctctctctctcgccatctctttctatccctcactctatctctctctctccatctctccctctctctctcatgtggcTTGTTTAGTCTTATTTTGTTCCTTAAATTGGAAGGTGGAAGGGATTACACAAGCTATTCTAAACGGATTCTTGTCACTATTAACTATCATTATATGATAGTGATATTTCCAGACagtaacacactgtatatactgtccCACAGACAGTAGGCTTTTTATGTGCTTGCACATActtttgttctatgttgtgtgGCACATGTAGAACACAACAAGAGTGGCTAGCGTGTAGTCAAAGTGAGTAAAAGGACAAGGTTTGAATGAACTTAAATGAGATCTAGAAACCAGCCTCCTGACAGGATAATATGACAACATCACACACTTACAGTCACATTCATGACATCAGCATCAGAgtgggagggagcagggaggtcAGCTGTCCTGATTGCTGATTCCTCTGTGAATCCTCTGACCATGTTGTATTttgctctccctcctcttcagtGCGTCTGGTAATATTATTTTGTATCTCGCTGACCGTGTATCTTTgaatctctcttccctcctctccagtgCGTCTGGTGAACGGGCGTAACAGGTGTGAGGGGCGTGTGGAGGTTTGGCACAACGGGACATGGGGCACAGTGTGTGATGACGATTGGGACATGGTAGATGCCAACGTGGTGTGTCGGCAGTTGGACTGTGGTCTGGCCATGGCGGTGGGCAGCATCTCAGAGTATGGCCAGGGCTCAGGGCCCGTCCTGCTGGACAATGTAGACTGCAAAGGAGGGGAGACAGACCTGGGACAGTGTGGAAGTCTGGGCTGGGGCATCCACAACTGTTACCACTATGAGGACGTGTCTGTCGCATGTAAAGGTAGGGCCCATAGAGATATATATACAAATCTAGTCTGTAACTGTTCTAATTCCTTTTCTATAGGTAGGGTCTTTACAATTTATAAGGATCTCTAAGATCTCTAAGAGGGACATATCCCTGGTGActgataaaataatatattttcactaataaaaacataaattttCACTCCTTTTTTACCTCATCTCTCCTCAGATACATCAGTGCCGGAGTCACGGGGCATGGGCGAGCCCACCACTCCGTCTAGGAGAAACTCAGGGTTAAGTAGGTGAtcatttcatttatttctctctaatttcagtcaaacacaaacacaaaataagtGAACAAAATTGATTCAAGAAGAGTTTATTTTATTCACTTAATAGGTTTAAAGGaccaatctgcagttgctacatccctTTTTAAATCAATGATATGTACTCattcattcttgaagaatataacttaaaaaTGGAAACAAACaccgtatagcctcaaaacatgttcaaaggtccaatgcagctgtttttatctcaatatcaaataatttctgggtaacatttaagtaccttactcttaatgttttcaattaaaatggtaaaaaaataaacaaaaatagcttcttagcaaagagcaatttctcaatcaagaatttagctaggactgtctgggagtcgtctgagtggggagggtaaaactgaaaactagctgttattggcacaGAGGTTTGAAACTCTATTCTCTTTCTCATtgttctattaactaatttactgcctggtgatgttaccagtcaggccaaaactccatcgcAGCAAAACAGGcgtgaaatttcaggcagtcttttcaaacagctcttgcgtatgaagggcattatcatcattttcacaatttcacagagtTATTCCAACCTCGTAGTgtttaaatatataaaacataggaAAATCCTGTTTTTGCCTGCACAGGgccttaaaactataattttgctatctatggatttgagagtggttatacttctccagccccatccctcagccttttaccaaaacagtggcaggGAGGACACTTTGGTATTGTTTCAACTTTTCAATTTTCGTGATGTTGCCAGCCAACCCGTCTACAAACACTGTCACAKAGGGAGAGAAAATGAACTGAAAAAGAATGAACACACATGCTCAATACAGAGTGTTTATTCAATGTGTTGTATAAAGACAACATCTGCACACAAGATCTCAATAAATCTAGCCTGGAATCCAAGCTAAATAGTGAAACAGAGAGATATTCAGTTTGAAGGATTTTATGccatcatgtactgtatgtcagaatGAAGCCAGGCTTTGACTGAGAAGATGTATGGAATGGTGATGAATCCCTCCCCTCCCCTATATTTTAGGAGATGGTACGATCCGGTTAGTTGGTGGACTGGACTACTGCCAGGGACGGGTGGAGGTCTACTACCGTGGCAGCTGGGGGACGGTGTGTGATGACGACTGGGGTATGAGAGACGCAGGGGTGGTGTGCCAGCAGATATACTGTGGCCATGCCGTTTCCTCCACCACCAACGCCTATTTTGGCTACGGGACAGGCCTGATTCTACTGGACAACGTCAACTGTAATGGCCACGAGAACCAGCTGAGTAAATGCTACAGCCTGGGCTGGGGGATACACAACTGTGGACATCATGAGGACGCCGGGGTTGTCTGTTCAGGTGAGAAGCTTTTTCttattctctctgcctctttttctctctctctctctctcactttcactctggctctctcttcCTTAAATTCGTGTCGCTAATGGCTTTTAACACTATTTTTAATATCTGCTGTTCATGTCTATTCTATCTGTGCAGGCTCAGGATCCACTACCGTTCCTCCTATGAACACTGACACCATGGGCAAGGGATTCTTTCAGACTGCCAGCACTGCAGGTAATTGTTGAAGTCATTTCCGTTTTCATGTACTGCAGTACTACAATAGCAATAACAGCTGCAGTGTAGGCCCTCATCAGATCCAGATCATCAGGCCACACTGCTGTACCTCTATCCTATGAGCAACAGACGGTGCTGTTTCCCCTATAGGTTTCTCTGTCTTTAATCTGTGACTCAGCAGCGCCACTCAATCAATGGTGGTAGTGGAGCAAGTAAATCATGTCGCCCCACCCACTCTCCTCCCAGTCTCTCATCTCAGAGGATGGAAAACCCTCTGCTGTGTACTGTAGGCATCAGCTTGCGTATGTGTAAACTGACTCATCATTCTGATTCTAATGCATTTCTCCTATTATTCTAGTAACCGACCAAACAGAATTAGTCACCGAAGCAACTACGGCTGTGACAACGGTTGCCATGACAACAAGAGGTAATGATGTTGCACCCCCATGTGATAATTATAAACTCCCGCTAATGCACTCTAAACTCATATATCAGTTATTATAATATTGGCTTATTATTCACAAATATTAAATTGTGCAACAGGGAGGCATAGTACCACCATTTTCGATGAACCTCTCCATGAATTATGTTCTCATCTCCTCatacccctctgtctctccttctcctcctctagaGCGGACCACCATCCGCGTGGTGAATGGTAACAGCAGCTGCCAGGGCCGTGTGGAGGTGTTCCACAACAACCAGTGGGGCACGGTGTGTGACGATGACTGGGATCTGCCCAATGCCCAGGTGGTGTGTAGGCATCTGGGCTGTGGCCCTGCCATCTCTGCCAAGGTCCTGGCCTACTTCGGCTACGGCTCGGGCCCCATCCTGCTGGACAATGTGGACTGTAGGGGCAGTGAAGGGGAGCTGGCGGCTTGTTTCCACCTGGGCTGGGGACAGCACAACTGTGGACATCATGAAGACGCTGGAGTCATCTGTACACGTAAGACCGACTGGAACTGTGGCAATATAACTTTGTTGTCCGATGTGAATCAGAAATGTATATGTTGATTTGCTGCAGGCAGTACTGCTACAGTAGTGACTTGTTAAGACTGAGACAGCTAGGCACATAGTCaagtaaataaacacacacacgcaaatacactcacgcactcacacacacacacacacacacactcaaatgaacacacacaaaaatcttCTGTAGCTTTCGCTCACAGTTACTCACACAGTCACCCCATAGTCACTATTCCCACAgtcatccatctctcctcttccctgctGAGCTGGTGCATTTAATTGTGTGAGTGTTGGTCTCTGAGGAGCAGGCACCCGTCCAGATGGTCCAaagtgcatcaaatcaaatcaaatgtattgatcacacacatatttagcagatgttattgcgggtgtagcgaaatgctcgcgttcctagctccaacagtgcagtagtatctaacaattcacaacaacacacaaatctaaaagtaaaagtggaattaagaaatatgtaaatattaggacgagcaatgtcggagtggtattgactaaatacagtaaaatagaaaacagtatatacatatgagatgagtaaagcagtatgtaaacatagttaaagtgactagtgttccattattaaagtggccagtgattgcaTGTCTATGTATActgtatagggcagcagcctctaaggtgcagggttgagtagctgG
This window harbors:
- the LOC111981856 gene encoding scavenger receptor cysteine-rich domain-containing group B protein codes for the protein MRGQRVADCVRRPCGGWTVVVWLLLSLLGSLLLVGISGILQIANSTTTMTAMKTTHSQVRLVNGRNRCEGRVEVWHNGTWGTVCDDDWDMVDANVVCRQLDCGLAMAVGSISEYGQGSGPVLLDNVDCKGGETDLGQCGSLGWGIHNCYHYEDVSVACKDTSVPESRGMGEPTTPSRRNSGLRDGTIRLVGGLDYCQGRVEVYYRGSWGTVCDDDWGMRDAGVVCQQIYCGHAVSSTTNAYFGYGTGLILLDNVNCNGHENQLSKCYSLGWGIHNCGHHEDAGVVCSGSGSTTVPPMNTDTMGKGFFQTASTAVTDQTELVTEATTAVTTVAMTTRERTTIRVVNGNSSCQGRVEVFHNNQWGTVCDDDWDLPNAQVVCRHLGCGPAISAKVLAYFGYGSGPILLDNVDCRGSEGELAACFHLGWGQHNCGHHEDAGVICTPFQLVGPGNDFGMTERTPTTRPPNEGLARLVGGQHRCEGRVEMFSGAEWGTVCDDAWDMPDAQVVCRQLGCGEAAAARGEAFFGPGSGTILLDNLKCSGSEASLQQCSHISWEVHNCDHSEDAGVTCSLS